The DNA sequence GTACGGCGTCCTCGCCGCTGTCCGGCGACCGGGGCGCGGCCGGCCCGCCGAGCGCGGCCAGGACCGGCGCGGCGCTGGGCGCGGGCCGCGCCGGACCGTCGTCGCGCCCGCCGCCCGGAACCCCGTCCTCGGTGGCGCGGGCGCGTTCGGCCGTACGCTGACCGGCGTCCCACGGCCCGGCCACGAGCACCGCCACCACGGCGACCGCCAGGCCGGTCCCGGCGGAGACCGCCACCAGCTGCCAGGTCCGCCGCTGCTCCGGCGGCGTGCGCCGCCACTGGCGCCGGATACGGCCGCGCGCGCGATCCAGCGCGCGCAGCCCACGACCCCGCGCGCGGTCCAACTCGCGCAACCCTCGGCCGAGCCGGTGGCTCAGCCACTCCCTGACCTGCCACGATCTGGCTTCAGGCACGACCGACCAGCCCCTTTCGCCACCACACAGCTGCGTGGGGGACACTTAATCACCAGACGTATGTGTTGATCATGGAGGAGCCACCCGTGGAGTTCGACGTCACCATCGAGATCCCGAAGGGTTCGCGGAACAAGTACGAGGTGGACCACGAGACGGGTCGCATCCGTCTTGACCGGCGACTCTTCACGTCGACCAGCTACCCCGCGGACTACGGCTTCGTCGAGAACACCCTCGGCGAGGACGGCGACCCGCTGGACGCACTGGTCATTCTCGACGAGCCGACGTTCCCCGGCTGCCTGATCAAGTGCCGTGCCATCGGCATGTTCAGGATGACGGACGAGGCGGGTGGCGATGACAAGCTGCTTTGCGTACCGGCCTCGGACCCGCGGGTGGAGCACCTGCGTGATATTCATCACGTTTCGGAGTTCGACCGCCTGGAGATCCAGCACTTCTTCGAGGTCTACAAGGACCTCGAGCCGGGCAAGTCGGTCGAGGGGGCCAACTGGGTGGGCCGCGCCGAGGCCGAGGCCGAGGTGGAGGCGTCCATCAAGCGCCTCGAGGCCGCCGGCGGCCACTGAGTCCTGACCACGCCGGGCGGGCGGGGCACCCAGCGGGTGCCCCGCCCGCCCGCGTTTTCGGGCTGACGGCGCGTCCGGGCTGCCCGCGGTTCCGGGCCGGCGGCGCCGCGCCCCACCGGACCGAGCAGCCCCGGTCCCGCGCGGGCCAGCCCCGGCCCGGCGCGGGCAGCCCCTGGGCAGCCCCTGGGGTCAGAAGCCCCTGGTGCGTTTGGCGGCGCGCCGGTCGGACGGGTCCATGGGCGCACCCGGGGTCTTCAGGAAGAGCCGCGCGGCCTCGCCACCGAGGTTCACCCCTATGGCGATCGCCAGGGCCAGCGCCGCCGCCTGGGTGAGGTGGGGGATGCCGCGGTCCAGGTTTCCCTGGGCCAGGGCGAGCAGCCCGAAGTAGGTCGCGCTACCGGGGAGCAGGGGCCCGATCGCCGCCGTGACGTACGGCAACGCCGAGGCGTACCGATAGCGCGAGAGCAACTGGCCGAAGAGGCCGACCAGCCCGGCCGCCACGGTCGTGGCGGCGACGGGCGGCACGTCGGCGGTGTCGGCCAGCGCGCCGTAGACCACCCAGGCGACCCCGCCGTTGAGCGTGGCGAACAGCACGGTGTGCCGTTCCTGCTGGAGCAGGATGCAGAAGGTCAGCGCGAGCAGCATCGCGGCCAGGATCTGGATGTACGGCCGCTCCACATGGCGCAGCGCCGCCTCCGGGTTGAGCTTGGCGTCGAGCTGGACGCCCCCGTAGAGCACCGTGAGGACACCGCAGACGATGCCGACGATCAGATAGCCGACCTCGAGGAGGCGCGCCGCCGCGGTGATGTAATAGCCGGTCAGCCCGTCTTGGACGCCCGCGACCAGGGCCCGCCCCGGGATCAGCGCGAACAGCCCACCGGTGATCACGGCGGACGCCTGGAGCCCGGAGTTCGCGAGGCTGAGCGCCACCCCCATCGCGGCGGGCGGCATCGCCGCGGCCACGAACTGGTAGAACTCCGGAAGCCCGCGCCCCGAGGCCAGCCACGCCAGCCGGTCGCCGAGCATCGCGCCGATGGCCGCCGCGAAGAAGACCGGCCAGTCACCGCCGACCAGCATGCTCGCCGCGCCGGCCAGCCCGCCGCCCGCCACGGTGAGCGCCCAGCCGGGGTAGGGGTGGCGATTACGGCGTATCTCGGCCAGGCGCCGGTACGCCTCCTCCAGCGTGAAGTCGTCCTGTGAGGTGATGTCGTCGACCAGCCGGAAGACCGCGGACAGCCGGGTGTAGTCGGTGCCCCGGCGCCGTACGGTCCGGCTGGCGGTGACCGGGTCGTCGACCAGCGAGGGCTGGTAGCTGACCGACAGCAGGGTGAAGGTGACGGTCGGCTCGCAGCGGTCGAGCCCGTACGCGTGCGCCACGCCGAGCATCGCCGCCTCGACGTCCTCGGCCCCCTCGCCGCCCGCGAGCAGCAGCTCGGCGATACGGAGGGTGAGGTCGAGCACACGCGGCACGGCCGGCCCCGTCTCGTCCTGCCGCTCCACCCGCTCGGGCGTCGGGCGCTCGCTGATCGGCATGCGCAGCATCGTGCGCATCCGGTCCTGCCAGGGGGCGTCCTTGGTCAGCCGGAGGACGGGGATGCCGTTCGGCGGGGTGATGGCGGGGAAGCCGCCGGTGGTCTGGTTGCTCGACGGGGTCTTCACCCCGGCCGGGGGCACGAAGGCCGAGCCCTCGGGCTCACTGGGGGCTTCCGCGCTCAGCCCCTCGGGGACGGCGAACTCCGACGTCGGGTGCTCGTCCTCGGGCAGGGACGGCCGGGGGATGCCCAGAGGCGGCGTGAAGGCGCTGTGTGCCTCGTCGGACTGCGGCTTCTGGTTCTCTGCCGTGTCCACGTCCGGCGCGCTTACACCACGCGACACGTGCTGACGGTCCGGGGTCACGTTTCCTCGCTCCTCACCAGCCTCCCCGTACGGTTCTCAGCAGCCAAGGATGCAGCATCGGCGGCCACCGGAGCCCATTGTGCGGGGCGGCGACCGCCGAACGGGAGTGGGGGCGGTGTGAAGCGGATGTGAAGCCAGGGGAAAGGGCGAGGGAGCGAGGGAGGACGACGCGTGTCGCTCAGCGCTTCGCGTGGCGTCCGCGCGGCCCCTGAGAGGGGGCACCCGGGGTCGGACCCTGCGGCTCCGCCGGTCCCGCCGCGCCCTCCTTCTTGGCCTTGCCGCGGGCCCGGAGGTACTCGATCACGATCGGGATGACCGACAGCAGCACGATCGCGATCAGCATCATCTCGATGTGCTGATGGACGAAGTCGATCTTCCCGAGCGCCGAGCCGAGCAGGGTGACGCCGGTCCCCCACAGCACGCCGCCGATGACGTTGAAGATGATGAACGAGCGGTAGTTCATCCGGCTCACGCCCGCGATGATCGGCGTGAACGTGCGCACGATGGGCACGAAGCGGGCCAGGATCAGCGACTTCGGCCCGTGCTTCTCGAAGAACTCATGCGCCTTCTCCACGTTCTCCTGTTTGAAGAGCTTGGAGTCGGGGCGCCGGAACAGCGTCGGCCCCACCTTCCGGCCGAACAGATATCCGGCCTGGTCACCGAGGATCGCGGCCACGGCCACGGCCAC is a window from the Streptomyces luomodiensis genome containing:
- a CDS encoding threonine/serine ThrE exporter family protein, whose product is MTPDRQHVSRGVSAPDVDTAENQKPQSDEAHSAFTPPLGIPRPSLPEDEHPTSEFAVPEGLSAEAPSEPEGSAFVPPAGVKTPSSNQTTGGFPAITPPNGIPVLRLTKDAPWQDRMRTMLRMPISERPTPERVERQDETGPAVPRVLDLTLRIAELLLAGGEGAEDVEAAMLGVAHAYGLDRCEPTVTFTLLSVSYQPSLVDDPVTASRTVRRRGTDYTRLSAVFRLVDDITSQDDFTLEEAYRRLAEIRRNRHPYPGWALTVAGGGLAGAASMLVGGDWPVFFAAAIGAMLGDRLAWLASGRGLPEFYQFVAAAMPPAAMGVALSLANSGLQASAVITGGLFALIPGRALVAGVQDGLTGYYITAAARLLEVGYLIVGIVCGVLTVLYGGVQLDAKLNPEAALRHVERPYIQILAAMLLALTFCILLQQERHTVLFATLNGGVAWVVYGALADTADVPPVAATTVAAGLVGLFGQLLSRYRYASALPYVTAAIGPLLPGSATYFGLLALAQGNLDRGIPHLTQAAALALAIAIGVNLGGEAARLFLKTPGAPMDPSDRRAAKRTRGF
- a CDS encoding inorganic diphosphatase, whose translation is MEFDVTIEIPKGSRNKYEVDHETGRIRLDRRLFTSTSYPADYGFVENTLGEDGDPLDALVILDEPTFPGCLIKCRAIGMFRMTDEAGGDDKLLCVPASDPRVEHLRDIHHVSEFDRLEIQHFFEVYKDLEPGKSVEGANWVGRAEAEAEVEASIKRLEAAGGH
- a CDS encoding DedA family protein, with the translated sequence MNTLALGPQWLDPDYLIETFGLLGVLAIVFAESGLLIGFFLPGDSLLFTTGLLVTTDVIKQELWLVCVAVAVAAILGDQAGYLFGRKVGPTLFRRPDSKLFKQENVEKAHEFFEKHGPKSLILARFVPIVRTFTPIIAGVSRMNYRSFIIFNVIGGVLWGTGVTLLGSALGKIDFVHQHIEMMLIAIVLLSVIPIVIEYLRARGKAKKEGAAGPAEPQGPTPGAPSQGPRGRHAKR